The genomic window TCCACAGAAAGCCCGCCGCCACCAGGAACACCAGGTTCGGCAGCCATGCGGCGAGCGCAGGATCCATCGCTCCGCTCGCGCCCGCCGCGCCCGCGACCCGAAAGAACAGCATGTAGAAGATCGTGATGCCGAGCGCGATGCCGATGCCGTATGCCGCGCTGCCTCGTGCCGCGGCATTGGCTAGAGGCATGCCGAAGAGAACGATGATCAGCGTCGCACAGGGAATCGCGATCTTCTGTGCCTGTTCGACCATCAGCTCGAGGGGGTTGCCGCCGGAGCGACGCTGCGCCTCGATGAATTCGCCCAGCTCCGCGTAGCGCATCTCCTCGGGCTCGCGCGGGATCGCGAGCAGCTTCTCCGGCTCGTCGTCGAAGCCGCGCACGCGCGCGGTGCGGAAGCGCCAGGTCGATTCGGACTCCGGCCCCGCGTACCGTCGCAGGAATCCGCTGCTGATCGTCCAGCCGCTGTCGGCGGAAAAGCGCGCGCGCTCCGCGGTCAGATGCACGTGCGGACGTGCCGGCGGGTCGCCCTCCTGCTCCATGACCAGCCCCGTTATGGCGTTGGTCTCCGGGTCGAGCCGGCGCACCTGGTACACCGTCCCGTCGGGCCCGCGATACACGAACGACGAGCGGGTCGGCTGCGACTTCGGCTTCTCCCGCATGACCTCCGCCTTCATGCGCGTCGTGACCGGCACGACCTCGGTGAGCACGAGGCCGAGGGCGGTGAAGGCCACGCCCAGGAGCGGTAGCGGCAGCAGCAGTC from Longimicrobiales bacterium includes these protein-coding regions:
- a CDS encoding LptF/LptG family permease; amino-acid sequence: MRTLDRYIAREFLRLFILFVLAAPMLFIIGDWTDNVGRYSERGLTMSDLLLGYLYQMPLFISWSMPIAALIATVFTVSNMARHSELAAAKAGGVSFFRLLLPLPLLGVAFTALGLVLTEVVPVTTRMKAEVMREKPKSQPTRSSFVYRGPDGTVYQVRRLDPETNAITGLVMEQEGDPPARPHVHLTAERARFSADSGWTISSGFLRRYAGPESESTWRFRTARVRGFDDEPEKLLAIPREPEEMRYAELGEFIEAQRRSGGNPLELMVEQAQKIAIPCATLIIVLFGMPLANAAARGSAAYGIGIALGITIFYMLFFRVAGAAGASGAMDPALAAWLPNLVFLVAAGFLW